The stretch of DNA TTCGCGCAGCTCATGGCCGCGGCCACGATCTTCACCCTCCCGATCATCGTGCTGTTCTTCTTCGCCCAGAAGACGTTCATTCAAGGGATTGCCACGACGGGCGGAAAGTAGGGGAGACGGGAATCGGGAGCCGGGAGTCGGGAATCGGTGCTGGGGAGTAGCTTGCGCGGATTCATCCGCGCTTTTGGTTCCGGCGAAGCCAGCCTTGGTGCTTTTGGGATCGTCGTAGAATCCCCTCATGCAGGAACTCATGGTCGGTTGGACGTTCCTCACCGGCGTGGAGCACGCCCTCCGTGACGACACGCTCTCGGACCGAGAGGCTCGTGAACTGCTGCGCGACTGCGCCGCGCTCGGCCAGCAGGGGTGGGCATTGGCGCACGCAGTGATCGACACGCTGCGCCTCGAAGCCGGCCAGAGGGTGGACCGTGAGCTTTCCCAACTTGAGATGGGCCCGTGGCTCGAAGGCATTGTGGATCAGATGGGGCGCTCGACGAGTCGCCACACTTTCGAAACGGTCCTCCACGATTCGTCGCGTGCGGTGGAAATGGATGCGACGCGTGTTGCGGCGGTCCTAATCATCCTCATGACGAACGCGCTCAAGTTCTCACCCTCGGGCCGAATTGGCATCGAAGTTCGGGGACGGGATGGGTGGAAGGAGTTCGAGGTGAGTGACGAGGGTCCCGGGATTCCGCCCGACGAGGCGGACAAGATATTCGACAAGGGCTTTCGAGGAGCGGCATGCTCAGATCTCTATGGGTCGGGGATGGGGCTGTACGTCGCCTCGCGGGTCACGAAGGAAGTGCTCGGCGGCGAACTCCGGCTGATGGATTCGCCAACCGGCGCGCGATTTGGTCTGCGAGTGCCGGTTTCGGTGACGCTGGAGGGAGGACGCGGAGCATGAAATGGATGATCCATCTGATCCTGATGACGCCATTTGCCGGGCTTTGTGCCGTTTGCCGCGCCGCAGTCGGGAAACTCACGGGACATCAGGTTCAACCCGCGGCGTCATCAAGACCAGATCCCTCTACGTCGCAGGGGATGACGGAAGCGGTAACCCTGTTCTGGCGGTGGGCGTACTCATGGGTGAACGGAGGAACCCCCATGTTCGCTTGGTCTGTGCTGTGTTTGATGGCCTTGGGGCAGCAACCGCCGCCCCCGCCCTACGTGCGCGTCGGCACTTACTCCCTCGGGGAGTTCACTCGGGCTTCGCTGGTCGGGGACGGCGTGCTCTACTACGTTCAGGGCGAGG from Fimbriimonadaceae bacterium encodes:
- a CDS encoding HAMP domain-containing histidine kinase produces the protein MQELMVGWTFLTGVEHALRDDTLSDREARELLRDCAALGQQGWALAHAVIDTLRLEAGQRVDRELSQLEMGPWLEGIVDQMGRSTSRHTFETVLHDSSRAVEMDATRVAAVLIILMTNALKFSPSGRIGIEVRGRDGWKEFEVSDEGPGIPPDEADKIFDKGFRGAACSDLYGSGMGLYVASRVTKEVLGGELRLMDSPTGARFGLRVPVSVTLEGGRGA